A segment of the Fusobacterium ulcerans genome:
ATCAATAAATAATAATGAAAAAAGAATAATAGCAAATAATGAATGGAAATTCACATGCTGGCTTTATAGTAGAGAGACAATGATCTATTATGAAGGCAGCATTTTTTTATGGAAATTTATATTTCTTTTTTCTATTTTTATATATTTAAGAATATAGATTTTAATATAAAAGTAAAAAGTTCTTTAATTATATAAAAATTATAATATATTGTTTGCTGTTTTTTTAAAAGAAGAGACTTGTTAGTGGAATTATATTAAATATTTTTATATAAAAAAAGAGGAAGTATTTATACTTCCTCTTAATAATCGCAGTAAAATTATATTTGTATGCCATTGATTATAAAATAATTATACACTATAAAACAAAATATATCAACTATTTTTTTAAATATTTTATAAATATTTTTGTATGTAAAATTAAATTTAATTAAAATGTGAAATTAAGATATAAATTAAAATTTAATAAATATGAAAAAATATTAAATTATACTAAAAAAAATATAAAAATTAAAATATAAACTTTTTTTTAAAAATATTTTTATTTTTGATGTTTTTGTGTTTTTATTGTGAATAAAAAATATTTTTTTATTTTAATTTGAATATTATCTTTTGAACTGCTGTTAATAGTATTTATAAAAGAAAAAAAGTATAAATTTATATATAAAATTAATAAAAAATATAAAATATAGACTTTAATAACTAAATAGTGTATATTAAAATAGAAATATATTTTATTTTTATTTAAAGTAAAATAGAAAAATATAAACTATGGGGAGGAATTTATGTTTTTAGGCTTAGGAGTTTCTTTAATTATTTTTTTAGGAGTTATATTGATAGGTGGAGCAGTTCTTATATATCGGAAATGTCCCAATGATGTTATTCTTGTAAAGTATGGACTTGGTGGAAATAAGATAATAACATCCAATGGTACATTTATACTGCCAATAGTTCAGGGATGTAAAAAACTAAATTTAAAACCTATGAATATAGATATAGATTTGAGAGAAGACTCAAATGTAGTATCTAATGATAAAATTAGAGTGGTAGTAGAAGCAGATGCAACTTTTGCTATATCAAGTTCACCAGAAGAAAGAATTATAGCTTCACATAGACTATTAAGTTTCAACGATAATGAAATATGTGCATTAGCTAAAGAAATACTTACTGGACAGACAAGAACAATTATATCAGAAATGGAATTTGAAGATTTGCTACAGGATAGAGTTCTATTGATGACAAAAGTTAGTGAAAATGCTGAAAAAGAGTTGAGTAAATTAGGACTTGATTTGATTAACTATAATATTAAGATGATAAAAGATATGGATGGAATTACAGAAATGCTTGGTAAAAAAGCATCAGCTCTTGCAACTTCAGATGCACAAATAGCTGTGGCAGAACAACAGAGAAAATCTGATGTAGGGGTAGCAGAAGCTAATGCTCAAAGAGATATAGCTGTAACTGAACAGGATAAAATAAGACAGATACAGGTATCGAAAACTAAAGCAGTGATAACAGAAGAAACAATCAAAGCTGAACTTATCCAAACAAATGCTACTCAAAATA
Coding sequences within it:
- a CDS encoding flotillin family protein, which gives rise to MFLGLGVSLIIFLGVILIGGAVLIYRKCPNDVILVKYGLGGNKIITSNGTFILPIVQGCKKLNLKPMNIDIDLREDSNVVSNDKIRVVVEADATFAISSSPEERIIASHRLLSFNDNEICALAKEILTGQTRTIISEMEFEDLLQDRVLLMTKVSENAEKELSKLGLDLINYNIKMIKDMDGITEMLGKKASALATSDAQIAVAEQQRKSDVGVAEANAQRDIAVTEQDKIRQIQVSKTKAVITEETIKAELIQTNATQNKMAEEKRMESESQKAQNLYRIETEKSINLKELDKEKEIKLQEESLKQEIADKSKETVKKQAEVALETQRAKEIVETKVYNEKLEIEKITELKLKKLEADNQLEIAKIKADAILIEARAEADKLKALAEADAIKVALPIEKKAEAEKKLLEVYGQSGIMGLKLIEILPQLAKAQADAVANIDINSLNIIAGDGGSGSTDGSNGAGNQIAGIVTDITRAIPAFKMANDIAKSINMPELSITGDNSKKEK